Proteins found in one Bartonella krasnovii genomic segment:
- a CDS encoding lipopolysaccharide assembly protein LapA domain-containing protein gives MIIKRILLTSIGVIITALLIVFIVANRQMVPLTLDPFRENSESFTYRAPLFIWLFIFFGFGILLGSLIRWFSYRKCKKALKKSKAEIEKLKTSITNLV, from the coding sequence ATGATTATTAAACGTATTCTTCTAACAAGTATCGGTGTGATTATTACAGCGCTTTTAATTGTTTTTATCGTAGCTAATCGTCAAATGGTTCCGTTAACCCTTGATCCTTTTCGAGAAAACTCTGAAAGTTTTACTTATCGCGCTCCTCTCTTTATATGGCTTTTTATTTTTTTTGGTTTTGGTATTTTATTAGGAAGTCTGATCCGTTGGTTTTCCTATCGCAAATGCAAAAAAGCTCTCAAAAAAAGTAAAGCCGAGATTGAAAAATTGAAAACGTCTATCACAAATCTGGTGTAA
- the ihfB gene encoding integration host factor subunit beta: MVKSELVQIIARHNPHLFQRDVENIVNAIFEEISTALANGDRVELRGFGAFSVKSRSARNGRNPRTGEAVTVEEKWIPFFKTGKDLRDRLNQ; this comes from the coding sequence GTGGTTAAATCAGAACTTGTGCAAATTATTGCTCGCCATAACCCGCATCTTTTTCAACGAGATGTGGAAAATATTGTAAACGCTATTTTTGAAGAAATTTCAACAGCTCTTGCCAATGGCGATCGTGTTGAACTTCGTGGATTTGGAGCTTTTTCTGTAAAAAGCCGTTCAGCTCGGAATGGACGTAACCCACGAACTGGAGAAGCCGTTACTGTTGAAGAAAAGTGGATTCCTTTTTTTAAAACTGGCAAAGATTTACGCGACCGTCTTAATCAGTGA
- the lptC gene encoding LPS export ABC transporter periplasmic protein LptC produces the protein MSVHNHYEVFSTQSSVGDVFKKASRHSRRISLLKIFLPLLALVLSLVFCWFTFFLVPVTSDPMPLNNEENGVRNLTMLNPKLEGYTRAHEPYWLKAEKAFQDQTRSGIIGLQNITAKASMGQKRQFFLAAQRGIYDNIHGFLQLDKPFTITTNDGMMAQFMSANINLSEGQLKTDQRVKIQRAGFHLAANALQIREKGKNMYFHGGVHLVFQK, from the coding sequence ATGTCCGTCCACAATCATTATGAAGTCTTTTCAACGCAATCATCAGTTGGAGATGTTTTTAAAAAGGCATCTCGTCATTCGCGTCGCATTAGCCTATTAAAAATTTTTTTACCGCTCTTAGCGTTAGTTTTATCGCTGGTTTTTTGCTGGTTTACGTTTTTCTTAGTTCCCGTTACTTCTGATCCTATGCCTTTAAATAATGAAGAGAATGGAGTGAGAAACTTGACAATGCTCAATCCAAAATTAGAAGGTTATACGCGTGCTCATGAACCTTATTGGCTTAAAGCAGAAAAAGCATTTCAAGATCAAACGCGCTCTGGAATAATTGGATTACAAAACATCACAGCAAAAGCATCTATGGGCCAGAAAAGACAATTTTTTCTTGCTGCACAAAGGGGTATTTACGATAACATTCATGGTTTTTTACAGTTGGATAAGCCATTCACCATTACGACAAATGATGGGATGATGGCGCAATTTATGTCGGCTAATATTAATTTATCTGAGGGACAGTTAAAAACGGATCAACGCGTTAAGATTCAGCGAGCCGGTTTTCATCTTGCTGCCAATGCCTTACAAATTCGAGAAAAAGGAAAAAACATGTATTTCCATGGTGGTGTGCATTTAGTGTTTCAAAAGTAA
- a CDS encoding LptA/OstA family protein, with translation MTLAFSMGMLGGGAFLVYAEGTHLGISLSNDKEPVELHADSLEIRDKEGIALFKGDVSVVQGERLLRTAKLIVYYDKAHKEADRNKEDMKTSSFTLFDSSGIQKMEALGKVYIKIATQIATGDKGVFDGKTKMMSLTGNHVVLTDGDNVATGCKLTANMESGKAFLEGCETTKKKGRVSIIFKQNKQNGH, from the coding sequence ATGACGTTGGCTTTTAGCATGGGAATGTTAGGAGGAGGAGCGTTTTTAGTATATGCTGAAGGGACCCATTTGGGAATAAGTCTATCAAACGACAAAGAACCGGTAGAACTTCATGCAGATTCTTTAGAAATACGTGATAAAGAAGGGATAGCACTTTTTAAGGGTGATGTTTCAGTGGTGCAAGGTGAACGTCTTTTACGGACGGCAAAATTAATTGTTTATTACGATAAAGCCCATAAAGAAGCAGATAGAAACAAAGAAGATATGAAGACATCATCTTTTACTTTGTTTGATTCGTCGGGTATACAAAAAATGGAAGCCTTAGGAAAAGTTTATATAAAAATAGCGACGCAAATTGCTACGGGGGATAAAGGCGTTTTTGATGGAAAAACAAAAATGATGAGCTTGACAGGGAATCATGTTGTATTAACGGATGGTGATAATGTGGCAACAGGATGTAAATTAACGGCAAATATGGAAAGCGGAAAGGCTTTTTTAGAAGGTTGTGAGACGACTAAGAAAAAAGGTCGCGTTTCTATTATTTTTAAACAAAATAAACAAAATGGCCATTAA
- the lptB gene encoding LPS export ABC transporter ATP-binding protein: MFGIKRKKQADQHDLVSEASKKRLKGTLIASHLIKVYRGRPTVNGVSFGIRTGEAVGILGPNGAGKTTCFYMVTGLIKSDGGSIKIDGFDVTHLPMYRRARLGIGYLPQEASIFRGLSVENNIKAVLEVVEKDHLKQREELDSLLHEFKIDHLRKMSALSLSGGERRRLEIARALASRPHFMLLDEPFAGIDPIAIFDIQQLIRHLTRRGIGVLITDHNVRETLGLVDRAYIIHTGKVLVHGRPNDIINNVDVRRIYLGHQFSL, from the coding sequence ATGTTTGGAATCAAAAGAAAAAAACAGGCTGATCAGCATGATCTTGTAAGTGAAGCTTCAAAAAAGCGTTTAAAAGGGACTTTGATTGCTAGTCATTTGATTAAAGTTTATCGAGGAAGACCGACAGTTAATGGCGTTTCTTTTGGTATTCGTACGGGAGAAGCGGTGGGTATTTTAGGTCCTAATGGAGCTGGTAAAACAACTTGTTTTTATATGGTTACAGGGCTCATAAAGTCTGATGGAGGATCCATTAAAATTGATGGATTTGATGTTACGCATCTTCCGATGTATCGACGGGCGCGTTTAGGTATTGGGTATCTTCCCCAAGAAGCATCTATTTTTCGTGGTCTTTCAGTGGAAAATAACATTAAAGCTGTTTTAGAAGTCGTTGAAAAAGATCATCTTAAACAACGTGAAGAGCTTGATAGCCTTTTACATGAATTTAAAATTGATCATTTACGTAAAATGTCTGCGCTTTCGTTATCTGGGGGTGAGCGTCGACGACTTGAAATTGCGCGTGCTTTAGCTTCTCGTCCTCATTTTATGTTACTTGATGAACCATTTGCGGGGATTGATCCTATCGCTATTTTTGATATTCAACAACTTATTCGTCATTTAACGAGGCGTGGCATCGGTGTTTTAATAACAGATCATAATGTACGCGAGACATTGGGGCTTGTCGACCGCGCTTATATTATTCACACCGGCAAAGTGTTAGTTCATGGTCGTCCTAATGATATTATCAATAACGTTGATGTCCGCAGAATTTATTTGGGGCATCAGTTTTCTCTATGA
- the ptsN gene encoding PTS IIA-like nitrogen regulatory protein PtsN has protein sequence MNLSELIAPEAIIPALKANSKKQVLQILAEKASQLTGLSEHVIFDIVLQREKLGSTGLGGGIAIPHGKLPDINRIIGIFARLESPVDFEALDDEPIDLVFLLLAPENAGADHLKALSQIARVLRHADVVQKLRNTHNANALYTLLIQTSESNAA, from the coding sequence ATGAATTTGAGTGAGTTAATAGCACCGGAAGCAATTATTCCGGCTCTTAAGGCTAATTCGAAAAAACAAGTTCTGCAAATTTTAGCCGAAAAAGCGTCTCAGCTAACAGGTCTTAGTGAGCATGTAATTTTTGATATTGTTTTGCAACGCGAGAAACTTGGTTCAACGGGGCTGGGTGGTGGTATTGCGATTCCTCATGGAAAATTACCTGATATTAATCGGATTATTGGTATATTTGCACGTCTTGAAAGTCCTGTTGATTTTGAAGCTCTCGATGATGAGCCTATAGACCTTGTTTTTCTTCTTTTGGCACCTGAAAATGCGGGTGCAGATCACTTAAAAGCTTTATCACAGATTGCACGTGTTTTGCGTCATGCTGATGTTGTGCAAAAATTACGCAATACGCATAATGCCAATGCGCTTTACACTTTATTGATTCAAACTTCAGAATCAAACGCAGCTTAA
- a CDS encoding invasion associated locus B family protein, whose product MFEKTVIAASVIVLVTGGIACAQTPSRLNQFEAWGTYSYKSSQNTICYVLSVPLNALPTTVNHGDNFFLVTKRSQSPVSFEPQFMAGYTLKEGSKVTVTIGGKDFDFFTKDSSAWLASSEQEKQLVSAMRAGNNMTVKAISKRGTHTTYTYSLKGVTAALNTAQKCH is encoded by the coding sequence ATGTTTGAAAAGACTGTTATTGCTGCATCTGTAATAGTTCTTGTTACAGGTGGGATCGCATGCGCACAAACGCCAAGCCGTTTAAACCAATTTGAAGCGTGGGGAACCTATTCTTATAAATCGTCCCAAAATACGATTTGCTATGTGTTATCTGTTCCTTTGAATGCTCTTCCAACAACGGTTAATCATGGCGATAATTTTTTCTTAGTTACTAAGCGTTCTCAATCACCTGTTTCATTTGAACCGCAGTTTATGGCTGGTTATACGCTTAAAGAAGGGTCAAAAGTGACAGTAACCATTGGAGGTAAGGACTTTGATTTTTTCACGAAGGATTCCTCAGCTTGGTTGGCGTCATCAGAGCAGGAAAAACAGCTTGTTTCTGCTATGCGTGCTGGAAACAATATGACAGTGAAAGCGATATCAAAACGGGGAACGCATACGACCTATACTTATTCCTTAAAAGGGGTCACTGCTGCATTAAATACGGCTCAAAAGTGCCATTAA
- the rlmN gene encoding 23S rRNA (adenine(2503)-C(2))-methyltransferase RlmN: MAISYDLRPVGSCLAQKTDNVVVKESSKLSLIGLSQDEIVQTLKTLGIPERQTRMRARQLWHWLYVRGVSNFDEMLNISKAMQETLKRHFSIARPEIVGEQVSKDGTRKWLLRFPARGAGRPVEIETVYIPEEGRGTLCLSSQVGCTLTCSFCHTGTQMLVRNLTAEEILAQLLVARDCLGDFPDKDTPDGAIVPVEGRKITNIVMMGMGEPLYNFEAVKKALLIASDGDGLSLSKRRITLSTSGVVPGIIRTGEEIGVMLAISLHAVHDPLRDMLVPINKKYPLALLMDACRNYPGLSNAKRITFEYVMLKDINDSLDDAKRLIQLLKGIPAKINLIPFNPWPGSNYQCSDWEQIERFADIVNQAGYASPIRIPRGRDILAACGQLKSASERLRKSERLKLENAIGH; the protein is encoded by the coding sequence ATGGCTATTTCCTATGATCTTAGACCTGTTGGTTCATGTTTAGCACAAAAAACAGATAATGTGGTGGTAAAGGAGAGCTCTAAGCTCTCTTTAATTGGATTATCGCAAGATGAAATAGTGCAAACTTTAAAGACACTTGGTATACCAGAGCGTCAAACGCGTATGCGTGCTCGTCAGCTTTGGCATTGGCTTTATGTCCGTGGCGTTTCAAATTTTGATGAAATGCTAAATATTTCAAAAGCAATGCAGGAAACACTTAAACGTCATTTTTCCATTGCACGTCCGGAAATTGTTGGAGAACAAGTATCAAAGGATGGTACACGTAAATGGCTCTTACGTTTTCCAGCCCGTGGGGCAGGAAGGCCTGTTGAAATTGAAACGGTTTATATTCCTGAAGAAGGACGTGGTACTTTATGTCTTTCATCGCAAGTTGGGTGTACGTTAACCTGCTCTTTTTGTCATACAGGAACGCAGATGCTTGTTCGCAATCTGACGGCAGAAGAAATTTTGGCACAATTATTAGTCGCACGTGATTGTTTGGGTGATTTTCCTGATAAGGATACGCCTGATGGGGCAATTGTTCCTGTTGAAGGGCGCAAAATTACCAATATTGTTATGATGGGAATGGGAGAACCTCTTTATAACTTTGAAGCTGTAAAAAAAGCTTTATTGATTGCTTCTGATGGCGATGGACTTTCTTTATCAAAACGTCGGATTACGCTTTCAACCAGTGGGGTTGTTCCTGGAATTATTCGGACTGGGGAAGAAATAGGTGTGATGTTAGCAATTTCATTGCACGCCGTACACGATCCACTAAGAGATATGCTTGTTCCTATCAATAAAAAATATCCGCTTGCTCTGCTCATGGATGCTTGCCGTAATTATCCTGGTCTGTCTAATGCAAAACGAATTACATTTGAATATGTTATGCTGAAAGATATCAATGATAGTTTAGATGATGCTAAGCGATTAATACAGTTGCTAAAAGGTATTCCAGCGAAGATCAATTTAATCCCTTTTAATCCGTGGCCAGGGAGTAATTATCAATGTTCTGATTGGGAGCAAATCGAACGTTTTGCTGATATTGTTAATCAAGCAGGTTATGCTTCTCCTATTCGGATACCGCGTGGACGCGATATTTTAGCTGCATGTGGACAGCTTAAATCGGCTTCAGAGCGCTTACGAAAATCTGAACGTTTAAAACTTGAAAATGCCATTGGTCATTAG
- a CDS encoding LysE family translocator produces MSFLPEWSIIVQFALASLILALIPGPDMMLSVGRTITQSKKAGIMCALGSATGFAIQVIAVALGLSALIFAAPHAFVLLKIVGAFYLLWFSFQALRRKPTFSFEQTSSKSQSSKRNYLAGIGINLLNPKVILFNATFLPQFINENDPMATQKLLFLGLSYIPISFPITISVVFTAHKLTKILKKNPLYIRFLDWLIAGTFTSFALHLLIVTKN; encoded by the coding sequence GTGTCATTTCTACCGGAGTGGTCTATTATTGTACAATTTGCTTTAGCATCGTTGATTTTAGCGCTTATCCCAGGACCAGATATGATGCTTTCTGTAGGAAGAACCATCACACAAAGCAAAAAAGCTGGAATTATGTGTGCCTTAGGAAGTGCAACAGGATTTGCTATTCAAGTGATTGCCGTAGCACTTGGCTTGTCAGCACTTATTTTTGCTGCGCCACACGCCTTTGTTCTTCTGAAAATTGTTGGTGCCTTTTATCTTTTATGGTTTTCCTTCCAAGCTTTACGGAGAAAACCGACATTTTCCTTTGAACAAACATCTTCTAAATCTCAAAGCTCTAAACGTAACTATCTTGCTGGTATTGGAATTAATCTTCTCAATCCTAAAGTTATACTCTTTAACGCAACATTCTTACCACAATTTATCAATGAGAATGATCCTATGGCAACACAAAAGTTACTTTTTTTAGGACTCTCTTACATTCCTATTTCTTTCCCTATTACGATTTCTGTTGTTTTTACAGCGCATAAACTTACCAAAATCCTTAAAAAAAATCCTCTTTATATTCGCTTTCTCGACTGGCTTATTGCTGGTACTTTTACCAGCTTTGCTCTCCATCTTCTTATCGTTACAAAAAATTAA
- a CDS encoding argininosuccinate synthase, producing the protein MKKWQNIRKVVLAYSGGLDTSIILKWLQSRLGVEVVTFTADLGQGEELEFARHKAETLGVKEIYIEDLREEFVRDFVFPMFRANTVYEGSYLLGTSIARPLISKRLIEIAEETGADAIAHGATGKGNDQVRFELSAYALNPDIKIIAPWRDWDFKSRTDLLNFAHTHQIPVERDKQGEAPFSVDANLLHSSSEGKILEDPATPAPEYVHMRTLSPEAAPDQATIITIGFKKGDAVSINGKSLSPASLLSELNGYGRDNGIGRLDLVENRFVGMKSRGIYETPGGTILLTAHRAMESLTLDRGAAHLKDELMPRYAELIYYGFWFSPERKMLQAAIDLSQENVEGEVTLKLYKGNVIVEGRQSQKSLYSSQLVTFEDDEGAYDQKDAAGFIKLNALRLRTLAMRHKGDKEKK; encoded by the coding sequence ATGAAAAAATGGCAAAATATCAGAAAAGTTGTTTTGGCTTATTCAGGGGGATTGGATACGTCAATTATTCTCAAATGGTTGCAAAGTAGATTAGGCGTTGAAGTTGTAACTTTTACAGCAGATTTAGGGCAGGGGGAAGAGCTAGAGTTTGCTCGTCATAAAGCTGAAACGTTAGGTGTTAAAGAAATCTACATTGAAGATTTGCGTGAAGAATTTGTGCGTGATTTTGTCTTTCCGATGTTTCGAGCCAATACGGTTTATGAGGGGAGTTATCTTTTAGGAACATCAATTGCACGTCCACTTATTTCAAAACGTTTAATTGAAATTGCTGAGGAAACAGGAGCAGATGCAATTGCTCATGGGGCGACAGGAAAAGGCAATGATCAGGTACGCTTTGAGCTTTCTGCTTATGCACTTAATCCTGATATCAAAATTATTGCCCCATGGCGTGATTGGGATTTTAAGAGTCGAACAGATTTGCTTAACTTTGCACATACCCATCAAATTCCGGTAGAGCGGGATAAACAAGGTGAAGCACCTTTTTCGGTTGATGCAAATTTGTTACATTCATCATCAGAAGGAAAAATTTTGGAAGATCCAGCGACACCTGCTCCCGAATATGTGCACATGCGGACTCTTTCGCCGGAAGCTGCTCCAGATCAAGCAACTATCATCACTATTGGTTTTAAAAAAGGTGATGCGGTTTCGATCAACGGAAAAAGTCTCTCTCCTGCGAGTTTACTTTCTGAATTGAATGGTTATGGACGCGATAATGGTATCGGCCGGTTAGATTTGGTAGAAAATCGTTTTGTTGGTATGAAATCGCGTGGCATTTATGAAACCCCAGGAGGAACCATTCTTTTGACAGCTCATCGAGCAATGGAATCTTTGACATTGGATCGTGGTGCAGCGCATTTGAAAGATGAGTTAATGCCCCGTTATGCAGAACTTATTTATTATGGCTTTTGGTTTTCACCTGAACGTAAAATGTTGCAAGCTGCTATTGATTTATCTCAAGAAAATGTTGAAGGCGAAGTGACACTCAAACTTTATAAGGGTAATGTGATTGTTGAAGGACGCCAGAGCCAAAAATCACTTTACTCTAGTCAATTGGTTACCTTTGAGGATGATGAAGGAGCTTATGACCAAAAAGATGCTGCCGGCTTTATTAAATTAAATGCTCTGCGTTTGCGTACATTAGCCATGCGACATAAAGGTGATAAAGAAAAGAAATAA
- a CDS encoding lysine--tRNA ligase: MMRDQCDALSLTPELKDAAAQSRAWPFEEARKIIKRYEKTGYPESVIFETGYGPSGLPHIGTFGEVARTTMVRHAFHILTENKVKTKLLCFSDDMDGLRKVPDNVPDREKMESYLGQPLSRVPDPFGDDYPSFGAANNARLRAFLDRFGFDYEFASATDYYSSGRFDETLLKILACYDKVMAIVLPTLGEERQATYSLFLPISPFSGKVLQVPMIARNVEKGTVTYIEPETGETIETEVTGGKIKCQWKVDWAMRWTALGIDYEMAGKDLIDSTNLSSKICKVLGGKPPEGFNYELFLDEKGQKISKSKGNGLTIDEWLTYAPTESLGLYMFSKPKTAKRLYFDVIPKVVDEYYAHLSAYGRQSWQERLNNPVWHIHNGCPPQVDLPVPFALLLNLVSASNAENKEVLWGFISRYAQGANAQTYPELDQLVQFALKYFDVFVKPNKKFRMADDNERTTLAQIDAKLASLPETADSNMIQNALLDVARLIERYQDHNKKSPEGGPGVSNVFFQMIYEVLLGQERGPRLGSFIALYGINEMRALIAEALARPVGK; the protein is encoded by the coding sequence ATGATGCGTGATCAGTGTGATGCCCTTAGCCTTACGCCAGAATTAAAAGATGCAGCTGCTCAATCAAGAGCTTGGCCCTTTGAAGAAGCACGTAAGATTATCAAACGCTATGAAAAAACAGGTTATCCAGAGAGTGTAATATTTGAAACGGGCTATGGGCCTTCTGGTTTGCCGCATATTGGCACTTTTGGGGAGGTAGCACGTACTACTATGGTGCGTCATGCTTTTCATATTCTCACAGAGAATAAAGTGAAAACAAAATTACTTTGTTTTTCTGATGATATGGATGGTTTGCGTAAGGTTCCAGATAATGTACCTGATCGTGAGAAGATGGAAAGCTATCTTGGTCAACCGTTGAGTCGTGTCCCTGATCCTTTTGGAGATGACTATCCTTCTTTTGGAGCGGCAAATAATGCACGTTTACGGGCTTTTCTTGATCGTTTTGGTTTTGATTATGAATTTGCAAGTGCTACGGATTATTACAGTTCCGGTCGTTTTGATGAAACACTTTTAAAAATCCTTGCTTGTTATGACAAGGTGATGGCAATTGTTTTACCAACCTTGGGTGAAGAACGACAGGCGACTTATTCTCTCTTTTTACCGATTTCTCCCTTTTCTGGAAAAGTATTACAAGTACCGATGATTGCGCGTAATGTTGAAAAAGGAACGGTTACTTATATCGAACCTGAAACAGGAGAAACTATAGAAACGGAGGTTACAGGGGGAAAGATCAAGTGTCAGTGGAAGGTGGATTGGGCAATGCGTTGGACAGCGCTTGGCATTGATTATGAAATGGCAGGAAAAGATCTTATCGATTCCACAAATCTTTCTTCTAAAATTTGTAAAGTATTGGGTGGGAAGCCTCCAGAAGGATTTAACTATGAGCTCTTTTTGGATGAGAAGGGTCAGAAAATTTCTAAATCCAAGGGAAATGGTTTAACCATTGATGAATGGCTTACTTACGCTCCAACGGAGAGCTTAGGGCTTTATATGTTTTCAAAGCCCAAAACAGCCAAAAGGCTTTATTTTGATGTGATTCCAAAAGTTGTGGATGAGTATTATGCGCATCTTTCTGCCTATGGTCGTCAAAGTTGGCAAGAACGGCTTAATAATCCAGTATGGCATATCCATAACGGTTGTCCTCCACAGGTTGATTTACCGGTACCCTTTGCCCTTCTGTTGAATTTAGTAAGTGCTTCAAATGCAGAAAATAAAGAGGTTCTCTGGGGGTTTATTTCTCGCTATGCTCAAGGAGCCAATGCGCAAACTTATCCAGAACTTGATCAATTAGTGCAATTTGCTCTGAAATATTTTGATGTTTTTGTTAAACCTAACAAAAAATTTCGAATGGCAGATGATAATGAACGGACAACATTAGCACAAATTGATGCAAAATTAGCCAGTTTACCTGAAACTGCTGATAGCAATATGATTCAAAATGCACTTCTTGATGTTGCACGTTTAATAGAACGCTATCAAGATCATAATAAAAAAAGCCCTGAAGGGGGTCCTGGTGTTTCAAATGTCTTTTTTCAAATGATCTATGAAGTCCTTTTAGGGCAAGAAAGAGGACCACGATTGGGATCATTTATTGCTTTGTATGGGATTAATGAAATGCGTGCATTGATTGCTGAAGCGCTTGCGCGACCTGTGGGGAAATAA
- a CDS encoding peptide chain release factor 3 — protein MEKRVQEVKRRRTFAIIAHPDAGKTTLTEKLLLFGGAIQLAGEVKAKKDRIQTRSDWMHIERDRGISVVTSVMTFEYADHIFNLLDTPGHEDFADDTYRTLTAVDSAIMVLDGARGIEPRTLKLFEVCRMRDIPIVTFINKMDREARDPIELLDEIEEKLALDTAPITWPIGTGKDFVGTFDLHHNRFRQKDDEVTQQTVSKLDEVANLLPEYQRSHFIEGVELARSACKNFDLQSFREGHMTPVYFGSALRNFGVRDLINALVDFGQSPRDQDADQRNIVATEAKMTGFVFKIQANMDPNHRDRIAFFRVCSGTLERGMKTKLVRTGKPMTLSAPQFFFARSRQIADQAYAGDIVGIPNHGTLRIGDTLTEGEDILFKGVPNFAPEILRRVSLGDPMKAKKLKEALQQMAEEGVVQLFIPDDGSPSLIGVIGALQIDVLKERLKIEYGLPVNFEPARFNICRWISAENKDELQKFLTNHRSAIAHDLEGAPVFLAENHFSLNYEAERAPKIKFSAVKDYQIRA, from the coding sequence ATGGAAAAGCGCGTGCAAGAAGTAAAACGGCGTCGCACATTTGCAATTATCGCCCATCCAGATGCGGGAAAAACAACACTAACAGAAAAGCTGTTATTATTTGGTGGAGCTATTCAGCTTGCTGGTGAGGTAAAAGCAAAAAAAGACCGTATTCAAACCCGTTCTGATTGGATGCATATTGAACGTGATCGGGGTATTTCAGTTGTAACATCGGTGATGACATTTGAATATGCAGACCATATTTTTAATCTGTTAGACACGCCAGGCCACGAGGATTTTGCTGACGATACTTATCGTACTCTTACAGCCGTTGATAGTGCTATTATGGTGCTGGATGGTGCACGCGGAATTGAGCCTAGAACACTGAAATTATTTGAAGTGTGTCGCATGCGGGATATTCCTATAGTGACTTTTATCAACAAGATGGACCGTGAGGCACGTGATCCTATAGAGCTGTTAGATGAGATTGAAGAAAAGCTTGCCCTCGATACTGCACCAATAACTTGGCCGATTGGTACGGGAAAAGATTTTGTAGGAACATTTGATCTTCATCATAATAGGTTTCGTCAAAAAGATGATGAAGTAACACAACAGACAGTTTCTAAGCTTGATGAGGTTGCAAATCTGCTTCCTGAGTATCAGCGTTCACATTTTATCGAAGGTGTAGAACTTGCACGAAGTGCTTGCAAAAATTTTGATCTTCAATCTTTCCGTGAAGGGCATATGACACCGGTTTATTTTGGTTCGGCTTTACGAAACTTTGGTGTTCGTGATTTGATTAATGCGCTTGTTGATTTTGGTCAAAGTCCTCGTGATCAGGATGCAGATCAACGCAATATTGTTGCAACGGAAGCTAAAATGACAGGGTTTGTTTTTAAAATTCAAGCGAATATGGACCCTAATCACCGTGATCGTATTGCATTTTTTCGGGTCTGTTCTGGAACACTTGAACGTGGCATGAAGACAAAGTTAGTCCGAACAGGAAAACCAATGACACTTTCAGCACCACAATTTTTCTTTGCGCGTTCACGGCAAATTGCTGATCAAGCCTATGCTGGTGATATTGTAGGAATTCCTAATCATGGCACATTGCGTATAGGTGATACCTTGACGGAAGGAGAAGATATCCTCTTTAAGGGAGTGCCCAATTTTGCACCGGAAATTTTGCGTCGTGTTAGTTTGGGCGATCCAATGAAAGCAAAAAAGCTTAAAGAGGCTTTGCAACAAATGGCTGAAGAAGGGGTTGTGCAATTATTTATTCCGGATGATGGGTCACCCTCGTTGATTGGTGTGATTGGTGCTTTACAGATTGATGTTCTCAAGGAACGGCTTAAAATAGAATATGGTTTACCCGTCAATTTTGAACCAGCACGTTTTAATATATGCCGTTGGATTTCGGCAGAAAATAAAGATGAGTTGCAAAAGTTTCTGACCAATCACCGCTCTGCCATTGCTCATGATCTAGAGGGTGCTCCAGTTTTCTTAGCAGAGAACCATTTTTCATTAAATTATGAAGCAGAACGAGCACCAAAAATAAAATTTTCTGCTGTTAAGGATTATCAAATACGCGCTTAA